From Peromyscus eremicus chromosome 3, PerEre_H2_v1, whole genome shotgun sequence, one genomic window encodes:
- the Il6 gene encoding interleukin-6 has product MKFLSARDFHPLAFLGLLLVMATALPTSQVRRGDFTEDTTPNRPVYTTSQQVGGLITYILREIFEMRKELCNSDPDCMANDDALSENNLELPVIERNDGCFQTGYNREICLLKITSGLLDYQIYLEFVKNNVQDNKKDKARVLQSTTKTLNQIFKQEVKDPSKIVIPSPTSKALLMEKLESQKEWSRTKTIQLILKALEEFLKVTMRSTRQN; this is encoded by the exons ATGAAGTTCCTCTCCGCAA GAGACTTCCATCCACTTGCCTTCTTGGGCCTGTTGCTGGTGATGGCCACTGCCCTTCCTACCTCACAAGTCCGGAGAGGAGACTTCACAGAGGACACCACTCCCAACAGACCAGTGTATACCACTTCACAACAAGTCGGAGGCCTGATTACATATATCCTCAGGGAAATCTTCGAAATGAGAAAAGAG TTGTGTAATAGCGATCCTGATTGTATGGCCAATGATGATGCCTTGTCAGAAAACAATCTGGAACTTCCGGTGATAGAAAGAAATGATGGCTGCTTCCAGACCGGATACAATCGG GAAATTTGCCTACTGAAAATCACCTCTGGTCTTCTGGACTACCAGATCTACCTGGAGTTCGTGAAGAACAATGTACAAGATAACAAGAAAGACAAAGCCAGAGTACTTCAGAGCACTACCAAAACCCTAAATCAGATCTTCAAACAAGAG gTAAAGGATCCAAGTAAAATAGTCATCCCTAGCCCAACTTCCAAGGCTCTCCTCATGgagaaactggagtcacagaaggaGTGGTCGAGAACCAAGACCATCCAACTCATCCTGAAAGCACTTGAAGAATTCCTAAAGGTCACCATGAGGTCTACTCGGCAAAACTAG